The following are from one region of the Nicotiana tomentosiformis chromosome 7, ASM39032v3, whole genome shotgun sequence genome:
- the LOC108948111 gene encoding uncharacterized mitochondrial protein AtMg00810-like: MISKDGILLNQGKYALGLISDLGLSDARPVTTPLEVNLKLTTIDYDECVGGVNDCVLEGITTYQKLIGRLLYFTITRPYISFEVQVLSQFMQRPKTSYWNATLRLVKYIKNAPGQGLLLKKDPQAQLTVFCDSDWAACPNTRRSVTGYVVKLGEYLIS; this comes from the coding sequence ATGATATCCAAAGATGGCATACTACTCAATCAGGGGAAGTATGCACTTGGGCTAATATCTGATCTAGGACTCAGTGATGCTAGGCCTGTAACCACACCATTGGAAGTCAATTTGAAGCTCACAACAATAGATTATGATGAATGTGTTGGGGGTGTCAATGACTGTGTACTTGAGGGCATAACAACCTATCAAAAGCTGATTGGGAGATTACTATATTTCACCATCACCAGGCCTTACATCAGTTTTGAGGTGCAAGTACTAAGTCAGTTTATGCAAAGGCCAAAGACTTCATACTGGAATGCAACATTGAGGCTAGTGAAGTACATAAAAAATGCACCAGGACAAGGACTGCTGCTGAAGAAAGACCCTCAAGCCCAGTTGACAGTGTTTTGTGATTCCGACTGGGCAGCATGCCCAAACACTAGAAGGTCAGTGACAGGGTACGTGGTAAAGTTGGGAGAATACTTGATTTCTTGA